One window of the Eucalyptus grandis isolate ANBG69807.140 chromosome 6, ASM1654582v1, whole genome shotgun sequence genome contains the following:
- the LOC104451999 gene encoding serine hydroxymethyltransferase 3, chloroplastic, translating to MKNNYYTENSLKRFSLQAVIASSDNMKLVQSLRGPRGGMIFFKKEPVLGVDLESAINNAVVPGLQGGPHNHTIGGLTVSLKFAQSPEFKDYQNKVVSNCKALASRLIELGYKLVSGGSDNHLVLVDLRPLGIDGARVEKILDMASITLNKNSVPGDKSALVPWWHTDWVTCYHNPKFY from the exons ATGAAAAACAATTACTATACTGAGAATTCTCTCAAGAGGTTTTCTCTTCAAGCAGTAATAGCCAGCTCTGATAATATGAAACTTGTTCAGTCCTTGCGAGGGCCAAGAGGTGGCATgatctttttcaagaaggaGCCAGTTCTTGGAGTTGATTTAGAATCTGCCATCAATAATGCCGTTGTCCCAGGCTTACAG GGTGGTCCTCATAACCACACAATCGGGGGACTTACAGTTTCCTTAAAGTTTGCCCAGTCGCCTGAATTTAAGGATTACCAGAACAAG GTTGTCTCTAATTGTAAAGCTCTTGCAAGCCGATTGATTGAATTAGGGTACAAGCTGGTTTCTGGTGGGAGTGATAATCACCTTGTTCTTGTAGATCTGCGGCCACTG GGGATCGATGGTGCTCGGGTGGAGAAAATTCTTGATATGGCTTCCATCACCCTCAACAAGAACTCAGTTCCTG GTGACAAAAGTGCCCTAGTCCCCTGGTGGCATACGGATTGGGTCACCTGCTATCACAACCCGAAGTTTTACTGA